In Massilia forsythiae, one DNA window encodes the following:
- a CDS encoding ComEA family DNA-binding protein has translation MIKKLMLAMAALAASTGFAFAQVDVNKADAAALDGVKGVGPSMSKAIIDERGKGAFKDWADFQKRVKGVGEKRAAKLSQAGLQVNGQAKEGAPMAAPDDKAAAKPAKAAKGAKPADAKAEPAKTAG, from the coding sequence ATGATCAAGAAACTGATGCTTGCCATGGCCGCGCTCGCAGCGTCGACCGGATTTGCGTTTGCCCAGGTCGACGTCAACAAGGCCGATGCCGCGGCGCTCGACGGCGTCAAGGGCGTCGGCCCGAGCATGTCGAAAGCAATCATCGACGAACGCGGCAAGGGCGCGTTCAAGGACTGGGCCGATTTCCAGAAGCGCGTGAAAGGCGTGGGCGAGAAACGCGCCGCCAAGCTGTCGCAGGCCGGCCTGCAGGTGAACGGGCAAGCCAAGGAAGGCGCGCCGATGGCGGCGCCGGACGACAAGGCCGCCGCCAAGCCGGCCAAGGCCGCCAAGGGCGCCAAGCCGGCCGATGCAAAGGCCGAACCGGCCAAGACCGCTGGCTGA
- a CDS encoding transglutaminase TgpA family protein yields MNLSALFPERIGERIASLSRDKRDTLLLMASALMVLAPHAAHLPLWVTLLCGATLAWRAALTVLGRRLPPGRYLIPLAAASMAGILASYDTVLGKDAGVAMLVLLVAFKMLEMHARRDLFVVIFLCFFLVLTNFFYSQGFFTALLMLASIALLLTAQLSFQLTGAVPPLRRRLAMAARMLALAAPLAAAAFVLFPRVGAPLWGIPDAASSGKTGLSDTMAPGQFASLAQSEDVAFRVKFEGAPPPQPQLYWRGPVLGDYDGRIWTRVRPPPRPPRPQPLSIAVDGAPVRYQVTQEASNTRWLFALELPQALPALADRPVILTPELEIQAGAPLAERVRYDLVSYVRFDLQAGSALANPAQWLLLPYGRNPRALADGERLRREPDPAGRVAAVLGRFAADGFSYTLQPPLLSGPDAVDDFLYGSRAGFCEHYAGAFVFLMRAAGVPARVVTGYQGGELNPVDGYLTVRQSDAHAWAEVWLQGRGWVRVDPTAAVSPARVQRSVARTTSGPAPFGIEGLQGLLQPDPDSLLGRLRYALAAAGNGWNQWVLNYTPQRQQELVERLRRFSFDWRNATLLAAGTLVLLAWAKLLRRRRDDPVDALYSALCRRLGQLGLARAPDEGPSAYAARIGAAGLAPESGTAAAEFLRRYSAYRYGVRPDGGAAASRLLPILKQLLSRVR; encoded by the coding sequence GTGAACCTGTCCGCCCTGTTCCCGGAGCGCATCGGCGAGCGCATCGCATCGCTCTCGCGCGACAAGCGCGACACCCTGCTGCTGATGGCCAGCGCGCTGATGGTGCTGGCCCCGCACGCGGCCCACCTGCCGCTTTGGGTGACGCTGCTGTGCGGCGCCACCCTGGCCTGGCGCGCCGCGCTGACCGTGCTCGGGCGGCGCCTGCCGCCGGGACGCTACCTGATCCCGCTGGCGGCGGCCTCGATGGCGGGCATCCTGGCGAGCTACGACACGGTGCTCGGCAAGGATGCCGGCGTGGCCATGCTGGTGCTGCTGGTCGCTTTCAAGATGCTGGAGATGCACGCGCGGCGCGACCTGTTCGTGGTGATCTTCCTGTGCTTCTTCCTGGTGCTGACGAACTTCTTCTATTCGCAGGGTTTTTTCACCGCCCTGCTGATGCTGGCGTCGATCGCGCTGCTGCTCACCGCCCAGCTGTCGTTCCAGCTGACCGGGGCGGTACCGCCGCTGCGCCGGCGCCTGGCGATGGCGGCGCGCATGCTGGCGCTGGCGGCGCCGCTGGCGGCGGCCGCCTTCGTGCTGTTTCCGCGCGTCGGCGCGCCGCTGTGGGGCATCCCGGATGCCGCCTCGAGCGGCAAGACCGGCCTGTCCGACACCATGGCGCCCGGCCAGTTCGCCAGCCTGGCGCAATCCGAGGACGTCGCCTTCCGCGTGAAATTCGAGGGCGCGCCGCCGCCGCAGCCGCAGTTGTACTGGCGCGGGCCGGTGCTGGGCGACTACGACGGCCGTATCTGGACCCGGGTGCGCCCGCCGCCGCGTCCGCCGCGCCCGCAGCCGCTGTCGATCGCGGTGGACGGCGCCCCGGTGCGCTACCAGGTGACGCAGGAAGCCTCGAACACACGCTGGCTGTTCGCGCTGGAACTGCCGCAGGCGCTGCCGGCATTGGCCGACCGCCCGGTGATCCTGACGCCCGAACTCGAGATCCAGGCCGGCGCGCCGCTCGCCGAGCGCGTGCGCTACGACCTGGTGTCGTACGTGCGCTTCGACCTGCAGGCCGGCAGCGCCCTGGCCAATCCGGCCCAGTGGCTGCTCCTTCCCTACGGCCGCAACCCGCGCGCCCTGGCCGACGGCGAACGGCTGCGCCGCGAACCCGATCCGGCCGGGCGCGTGGCGGCGGTGCTGGGCCGCTTCGCCGCCGACGGCTTTTCGTACACGCTGCAACCGCCGCTGCTGTCCGGACCGGATGCGGTCGACGACTTCCTGTACGGCAGCCGTGCCGGCTTTTGCGAACACTATGCGGGCGCCTTCGTGTTCCTGATGCGCGCCGCCGGCGTGCCGGCGCGCGTGGTGACCGGCTACCAGGGCGGCGAACTGAATCCGGTCGACGGCTACCTGACCGTGCGCCAGTCCGACGCCCATGCCTGGGCCGAGGTCTGGTTGCAGGGCCGCGGCTGGGTGCGGGTCGACCCGACCGCCGCGGTATCGCCGGCGCGCGTGCAGCGCAGCGTCGCCAGGACGACGTCCGGCCCGGCGCCGTTCGGCATCGAAGGCTTGCAGGGCCTGCTGCAGCCGGACCCCGATTCGCTGCTGGGGCGGCTGCGCTACGCGCTCGCCGCGGCCGGCAACGGCTGGAACCAGTGGGTGCTGAACTACACGCCGCAGCGCCAGCAGGAGCTGGTGGAGCGCCTGCGCCGCTTCTCGTTCGACTGGCGCAACGCGACGCTGCTGGCGGCCGGCACCCTGGTGTTGCTGGCCTGGGCCAAATTGCTGCGCCGGCGCCGGGACGACCCGGTCGATGCGCTATACTCGGCCTTGTGCCGGCGCCTCGGCCAGCTCGGCCTGGCGCGCGCACCCGACGAAGGGCCGAGCGCCTACGCGGCGCGCATCGGCGCCGCCGGCCTGGCGCCCGAGTCGGGCACCGCCGCCGCCGAGTTCCTGCGCCGCTACAGCGCCTACCGCTACGGCGTCCGGCCCGATGGCGGCGCCGCCGCTTCCCGACTGCTTCCGATCCTGAAACAATTGCTGTCCCGAGTTCGATGA
- a CDS encoding DUF58 domain-containing protein, producing the protein MARTAGPARSEAAPARPAPAWLAAARSRWRARATAQDAGEVVLGQRRVYILPTGAGLGFAALLLVLLVGSINYNLGLGYALTFVAAACAVVDMVGTWRNLAHLRLRAGRAPDVFAGADVPFALHVANRTRLDRYAVWIDADDVPAPRHPFDVAAGGSAAPVLAAAAAQRGWRAAPRMRLSTRFPLGLFRAWSYWQPDSRALVYPRPEQDAPPLPYDRWPDPDGAGNGGSDDFGGVRSYQPGDPLRHLAWRQIARLDPALGGQLLTKHFEGGASEMLVLDFGALPAQLDLESRLSRMTRWVLDAEARALPYAFRLGAVEYDSALGAAHQAACLRALALYGLGGEHAGPGGADQGAAP; encoded by the coding sequence ATGGCGCGCACGGCCGGCCCGGCCCGCAGCGAAGCCGCGCCAGCCAGGCCGGCGCCGGCCTGGCTGGCCGCCGCGCGCAGCCGCTGGCGTGCACGCGCCACGGCGCAGGACGCCGGCGAGGTGGTGCTGGGCCAGCGCCGCGTGTATATCCTGCCCACCGGCGCCGGGCTCGGCTTCGCGGCGCTGCTGCTGGTGCTGCTGGTCGGCTCGATCAACTACAACCTCGGCCTGGGCTACGCGCTGACCTTCGTCGCCGCCGCCTGCGCCGTGGTCGACATGGTGGGCACCTGGCGCAACCTGGCGCACCTGCGCCTGCGCGCCGGGCGCGCGCCCGACGTATTCGCCGGCGCCGACGTGCCGTTCGCGCTGCACGTGGCCAACCGCACGCGCCTGGACCGCTATGCCGTCTGGATCGATGCCGACGACGTGCCGGCGCCGCGCCACCCGTTCGACGTGGCCGCCGGCGGCAGCGCGGCGCCGGTGCTGGCCGCCGCCGCCGCGCAGCGCGGCTGGCGCGCGGCCCCGCGCATGCGCCTGTCCACGCGTTTCCCGCTCGGCCTGTTCCGCGCCTGGAGCTACTGGCAGCCGGACAGCCGCGCGCTGGTCTATCCGCGGCCGGAGCAGGACGCGCCGCCGCTGCCGTACGACCGCTGGCCCGATCCGGACGGTGCCGGCAACGGCGGCAGCGACGATTTCGGCGGCGTGCGCAGCTACCAGCCGGGCGATCCGCTGCGCCACCTGGCCTGGCGCCAGATCGCGCGCCTCGATCCGGCCCTCGGCGGCCAGCTGCTGACCAAGCATTTCGAAGGCGGCGCCTCCGAGATGCTGGTGCTCGACTTCGGCGCGCTGCCGGCCCAGCTCGACCTCGAAAGCAGGCTGTCGCGCATGACGCGCTGGGTGCTGGACGCCGAGGCGCGCGCCCTGCCCTACGCCTTCCGCCTCGGCGCCGTCGAGTACGACAGCGCGCTCGGCGCCGCGCACCAGGCCGCCTGCCTGCGCGCGCTGGCGCTGTACGGCCTCGGCGGCGAACACGCCGGCCCCGGCGGCGCGGACCAAGGCGCTGCGCCGTGA
- the cysM gene encoding cysteine synthase CysM, whose protein sequence is MADKTAYMTIEDTIGNTPLVRLMRIPGAEAAARNNIILGKLEGNNPAGSVKDRAAMSMLRGAEARGQIKQGDTLIEATSGNTGIALAMAAAIRGYKMLLIMPDNLSVERRQSMAAYGAQIILTPKTGGMEYARDLAEQMQKDGQGIILDQFANQDNPRAHYETTGPEIWRDTGGRVTHFVSAMGTTGTIMGVSHYLKEQNEAITIVGAQPEEGSSIPGIRKWPEAYMPRIFDKARVDRVESVTQAAAEQMARRLAAEEGIFCGISAAGACEIALRVAQTVENATIVFIVCDRGDRYLSTGVFPA, encoded by the coding sequence ATGGCAGACAAGACGGCCTACATGACCATCGAAGACACGATCGGCAATACCCCGCTGGTGCGCCTGATGCGCATTCCCGGCGCGGAAGCGGCGGCGCGCAACAACATCATCCTCGGCAAGCTCGAAGGCAACAACCCGGCCGGCTCGGTGAAGGACCGCGCGGCCATGTCGATGCTGCGCGGGGCGGAGGCACGCGGCCAGATCAAGCAGGGCGATACCCTGATCGAGGCGACCAGCGGCAACACCGGCATCGCGCTGGCGATGGCGGCCGCCATCCGCGGCTACAAGATGCTGCTGATCATGCCGGACAACCTGTCGGTCGAGCGGCGCCAGAGCATGGCCGCCTACGGCGCCCAGATCATCCTGACGCCCAAGACCGGCGGCATGGAGTACGCGCGCGACCTGGCCGAGCAGATGCAGAAGGACGGCCAGGGCATCATCCTCGACCAGTTTGCCAACCAGGACAATCCGCGCGCCCACTACGAGACCACCGGCCCGGAAATCTGGCGCGATACCGGCGGACGCGTCACCCACTTCGTCAGCGCGATGGGCACCACCGGCACCATCATGGGCGTGTCGCACTACCTGAAGGAACAGAACGAGGCCATCACCATCGTCGGCGCCCAGCCCGAGGAAGGCTCGTCGATCCCGGGCATCCGCAAGTGGCCGGAAGCCTACATGCCGCGCATCTTCGACAAGGCGCGCGTCGACCGGGTGGAAAGCGTGACCCAGGCCGCGGCCGAGCAGATGGCGCGCCGGCTGGCGGCGGAAGAGGGCATCTTCTGCGGCATCTCGGCGGCCGGCGCCTGCGAGATCGCGCTGCGCGTCGCGCAGACGGTGGAAAACGCCACCATCGTGTTCATCGTCTGCGACCGCGGCGACCGCTACTTGTCGACCGGCGTGTTTCCGGCCTGA
- the mltB gene encoding lytic murein transglycosylase B — protein MKSLVPLLLVLAFGAGPASDALAAVSTNHAADARKTAAGKSAKAASGKAAKPGKAGAKSVKAGKTAKAAAVAAGAAGAAAARPRIDYDGEAVDFGEWQAVRDFQDDMVAQHGFDRAALRELVKQTRFVDSAVQLVKPAPPGKPKNWRTYSERFIEPIRINAGVRFWNENAQALARAEATYGVPAEIIAGIIGVETIYGRDTGRFRVVDVLTTLAFAYPEAPNRVDRMAFFRGELANTLLLARKEGIDPFSLLGSFAGAVGMPQFMPGNILKYGVDFDGDGIVDLRGSPSDAIGSVANFLVEHGWDRSNTGPAVFEADVAPSMAWQALVGGLAARYRPDELQAAGVAPRVALPEERLYGLVDLQNGADATEYWVANANFFAITKYNRSYFYAMSVIELGRAIKLSRGS, from the coding sequence ATGAAATCCCTGGTTCCCCTGCTGCTTGTCCTGGCCTTCGGCGCCGGCCCGGCATCCGATGCGCTTGCCGCTGTTTCCACTAACCATGCCGCCGACGCCAGGAAGACGGCAGCCGGCAAGTCGGCCAAGGCGGCTTCCGGCAAGGCGGCCAAGCCCGGCAAGGCTGGCGCCAAGTCCGTCAAAGCCGGCAAGACCGCCAAGGCGGCTGCCGTCGCCGCCGGCGCCGCAGGCGCCGCCGCCGCGCGGCCGCGCATCGACTACGACGGCGAAGCGGTCGACTTCGGCGAATGGCAGGCAGTGCGCGACTTCCAGGACGACATGGTGGCGCAGCATGGCTTCGACCGCGCCGCGCTGCGCGAGCTGGTCAAGCAGACCCGCTTCGTCGATTCCGCGGTACAGCTGGTCAAGCCGGCGCCGCCGGGCAAGCCGAAGAACTGGCGCACCTACAGCGAGCGCTTCATCGAGCCGATCCGCATCAACGCCGGCGTGCGCTTCTGGAACGAGAACGCCCAGGCGCTGGCACGCGCCGAAGCCACCTACGGCGTGCCGGCCGAGATCATCGCCGGCATCATCGGCGTGGAAACCATCTACGGCCGCGACACCGGGCGCTTCCGCGTGGTCGACGTGCTGACCACCCTCGCCTTCGCCTATCCGGAGGCGCCCAACCGCGTCGACCGCATGGCATTCTTCCGCGGCGAACTGGCGAATACCCTGCTGCTGGCGCGCAAGGAGGGCATCGATCCGTTTTCGCTGCTCGGTTCCTTCGCCGGTGCGGTCGGCATGCCGCAATTCATGCCGGGCAATATCCTGAAGTATGGCGTCGACTTCGACGGCGACGGCATCGTCGACCTGCGCGGCTCGCCATCGGATGCGATCGGCAGCGTGGCCAACTTCCTGGTCGAACACGGCTGGGACCGCAGCAATACCGGCCCGGCAGTGTTCGAAGCCGACGTGGCGCCGAGCATGGCCTGGCAAGCGCTGGTGGGCGGCCTGGCGGCGCGCTACCGGCCGGATGAACTGCAGGCGGCGGGCGTGGCGCCCCGCGTCGCCCTTCCCGAGGAACGCCTGTACGGCCTGGTCGACTTGCAGAACGGCGCCGACGCGACCGAATATTGGGTGGCGAATGCTAACTTCTTTGCTATCACAAAATACAATCGCAGTTATTTCTATGCCATGTCGGTAATCGAACTCGGACGCGCCATCAAGTTGTCACGCGGTTCATAA
- a CDS encoding UDP-glucose dehydrogenase family protein, whose product MKITIIGTGYVGLVTGACLAELGNDVFCLDVDQRKIDLLNNGGIPIHEPGLEEVVARNRAAGRIQFSTDVAASVAHGQLQFIAVGTPPDEDGSADLQYVLAAARNIGRHMDGFKVIVDKSTVPVGTADRVAAALQDELGKRGDAAAGSEFAVVSNPEFLKEGAAVEDFMRPDRIVIGHGDSPAGLRARDLMKVLYAPFNRNHERTYWMDVRSAEFTKYAANAMLATRISFMNELANLADRVGADIEAVRHGIGSDPRIGHSFLYAGAGYGGSCFPKDVQALERTARQYDQELLILRAVEAVNDRQKQVLGRKVVQRFGADLAGKRFAVWGLAFKPNTDDMREAPSRVLLRELIERGASVAVYDPVAMEEARRVLALDLAPEQLEKIDFKAAPMDALHDAEALVIVTEWKAFRSPDFDQIKARLKNPVIIDGRNLFDPAQMTALGVEYHGIGRSVLTGRPGQDGQQEAQA is encoded by the coding sequence ATGAAGATTACGATTATCGGCACCGGCTACGTCGGCCTGGTCACCGGCGCCTGCCTGGCAGAACTCGGCAACGACGTGTTCTGCCTGGACGTCGACCAGCGCAAGATCGACCTGCTCAACAACGGCGGCATCCCGATCCACGAGCCGGGCCTGGAAGAAGTGGTCGCGCGCAACCGCGCCGCCGGCCGCATCCAGTTCTCGACCGACGTCGCCGCCAGCGTGGCCCACGGACAGCTGCAGTTCATCGCCGTCGGCACGCCGCCGGACGAGGACGGCTCGGCCGACCTGCAGTACGTGCTGGCCGCCGCGCGCAACATCGGCCGCCACATGGACGGCTTCAAGGTCATCGTCGACAAGTCGACCGTGCCGGTGGGCACGGCCGACCGCGTGGCCGCCGCTCTGCAGGACGAACTGGGCAAGCGCGGCGACGCCGCCGCCGGCAGCGAATTCGCCGTGGTCTCGAACCCGGAATTCCTGAAGGAAGGCGCGGCGGTCGAAGACTTCATGCGTCCGGACCGCATCGTCATCGGCCACGGCGACAGCCCGGCCGGCCTGCGCGCGCGCGACCTCATGAAAGTGCTGTACGCGCCGTTCAACCGCAACCACGAGCGCACCTACTGGATGGACGTGCGTTCGGCCGAGTTCACCAAGTACGCCGCCAACGCCATGCTGGCGACGCGCATCTCGTTCATGAACGAGCTGGCCAACCTGGCCGACCGCGTCGGCGCCGACATCGAGGCGGTACGCCACGGCATCGGTTCCGATCCGCGCATCGGCCACAGCTTCCTGTACGCCGGCGCCGGCTACGGCGGTTCGTGCTTCCCGAAGGACGTGCAGGCGCTGGAGCGCACCGCGCGCCAGTACGACCAGGAACTCCTGATCCTGCGCGCCGTGGAAGCCGTCAACGACCGCCAGAAGCAGGTGCTGGGCCGCAAGGTGGTGCAGCGCTTCGGCGCCGACCTGGCCGGCAAGCGCTTCGCCGTGTGGGGCCTGGCGTTCAAGCCGAACACCGACGACATGCGCGAAGCGCCGTCGCGCGTGCTGCTGCGCGAGCTGATCGAGCGCGGCGCCAGCGTCGCCGTCTACGACCCGGTGGCGATGGAAGAAGCGCGCCGCGTGCTGGCGCTCGACCTGGCGCCGGAACAGCTGGAAAAAATCGACTTCAAGGCGGCCCCGATGGACGCCCTGCATGACGCCGAGGCGCTCGTCATCGTCACCGAATGGAAAGCCTTCCGCAGCCCGGACTTCGACCAGATCAAGGCGCGCCTGAAGAACCCGGTGATCATCGACGGCCGCAACCTGTTCGATCCGGCCCAGATGACCGCCCTCGGCGTCGAATACCACGGCATCGGCCGCTCGGTGCTGACCGGCCGTCCCGGCCAGGACGGGCAACAGGAAGCGCAGGCATGA
- a CDS encoding AAA family ATPase translates to MFDKLHAAARQVSQIVVGKDQQVRLALTCLLAGGHLLIDDVPGVGKTTLAHALALTLGLQFNRVQFTSDLLPADVAGISVYEREKNGFAFHPGPVFTQVLLADEINRATPKTQSGLLEAMEEHQVTADGVTRALPEPFFVIATQNPAHQVGTFPLPESQLDRFLMCLSLGYPDAAAERALLMGEDRRAMLKTLAPVMQPAELLQARQALRAIHASGALVDYLQALAQASRSGRLFAEGLSPRATLALLQAARAWAALEGRDHVIPEDVQALLVPVCAHRLRPLKAAHGVAMASRDLVLQLQKSVPV, encoded by the coding sequence ATGTTCGACAAACTACACGCCGCCGCGCGCCAGGTCAGCCAGATCGTGGTCGGCAAGGACCAGCAGGTGCGCCTGGCGCTGACCTGCCTGCTGGCCGGCGGCCACCTCCTGATCGACGACGTGCCGGGCGTCGGCAAGACCACGCTGGCGCACGCACTGGCCTTGACGCTGGGCCTGCAGTTCAACCGCGTGCAGTTCACCAGCGACCTGCTGCCGGCCGACGTGGCGGGCATTTCGGTGTACGAACGCGAAAAGAACGGTTTCGCCTTCCACCCCGGGCCGGTCTTCACCCAGGTGCTGCTGGCCGACGAGATCAACCGCGCCACGCCGAAGACCCAGTCCGGCCTGCTGGAAGCGATGGAAGAGCACCAGGTCACGGCCGACGGCGTCACCCGCGCGCTGCCCGAGCCGTTCTTCGTGATCGCCACCCAGAACCCGGCGCACCAGGTCGGCACCTTCCCGCTGCCCGAATCGCAGCTCGACCGCTTCCTGATGTGCCTCTCGCTCGGCTACCCGGACGCCGCCGCCGAGCGCGCCCTGCTGATGGGGGAAGACCGGCGCGCCATGCTCAAGACCCTGGCGCCGGTGATGCAGCCGGCCGAACTGCTGCAGGCGCGCCAGGCGCTGCGCGCCATCCACGCCTCCGGCGCCCTGGTCGATTACCTGCAGGCGCTGGCCCAGGCCTCGCGCTCGGGCCGGCTGTTCGCGGAAGGCCTGTCGCCGCGCGCTACGCTGGCCCTGCTGCAGGCGGCGCGCGCCTGGGCCGCGCTGGAGGGACGCGACCACGTGATCCCGGAAGACGTGCAGGCGCTGCTGGTGCCGGTATGCGCGCACCGCCTGCGCCCGCTGAAAGCCGCGCACGGCGTAGCCATGGCCAGCCGCGACCTGGTGCTGCAGCTGCAGAAGTCGGTCCCGGTCTGA
- a CDS encoding histone deacetylase family protein — MSTAIYSHPDCLLHEMGDWHPESPARLRAIEDQLILARLDGLVEQHSAPLADEAAILRNHSRAALDLVRDNLPEAAGRHYPLDGDTLLCRDSYRAALRAAGAAVAATDAVIGGSVDNAFCAVRPPGHHALPDAPMGFCLFNNVAIAARHALEAHGLARVAIVDFDVHHGNGTDASFRDDPRVLMASFFQHPFYPYTEPGPITATSVNIPVPAYTGGDAVRRLVEDYWLPALHAFRPQMVFVSAGFDAHREDDLGGMALVEADYAWMTHRLVEVAREHAQGRIVSCLEGGYNLSALGRSVAAHVKALAELD; from the coding sequence ATGAGCACAGCAATCTACAGCCACCCCGACTGCCTCCTGCACGAGATGGGCGACTGGCACCCCGAGTCGCCGGCGCGCCTGCGCGCCATCGAGGACCAACTAATCCTGGCGCGCCTGGACGGCCTGGTCGAGCAGCACAGCGCGCCGCTGGCCGACGAGGCCGCGATCCTGCGCAACCACAGCCGCGCCGCGCTCGACCTGGTGCGCGACAACCTGCCGGAGGCCGCCGGCCGGCACTATCCGCTCGACGGCGACACCCTGCTGTGCCGGGACAGCTACCGCGCCGCGCTGCGCGCCGCCGGCGCCGCCGTGGCCGCCACCGACGCGGTCATCGGGGGCAGCGTCGACAATGCCTTTTGCGCGGTGCGCCCGCCTGGCCACCACGCGCTGCCGGACGCGCCGATGGGCTTCTGCCTGTTCAACAACGTGGCGATCGCGGCGCGCCACGCGCTCGAGGCGCACGGCCTGGCGCGGGTGGCGATCGTCGACTTCGACGTCCACCACGGCAACGGCACCGACGCCTCGTTCCGGGACGACCCGCGCGTGCTGATGGCCAGCTTCTTCCAGCATCCGTTCTATCCGTACACCGAGCCCGGCCCCATCACCGCCACCAGCGTCAACATCCCGGTGCCGGCCTACACGGGCGGCGACGCCGTGCGCCGCCTGGTCGAGGACTACTGGCTGCCGGCGCTGCACGCGTTCCGCCCGCAGATGGTCTTCGTCTCGGCCGGCTTCGACGCCCACCGCGAGGACGACCTGGGCGGGATGGCGCTGGTCGAGGCCGACTACGCCTGGATGACGCACCGGCTGGTGGAGGTGGCGCGCGAGCACGCGCAGGGACGCATCGTCAGCTGCCTGGAGGGCGGCTACAACCTGTCGGCGCTGGGCCGCAGCGTGGCGGCGCACGTCAAGGCGCTGGCCGAGCTCGATTAG
- the rfaE1 gene encoding D-glycero-beta-D-manno-heptose-7-phosphate kinase — protein MTDALPGRLLQADSYRQAEAPQLDRVRLLVVGDVMLDRYWFGDVSRISPEAPVPVVRIERREERLGGAANVARNAAALGAHCGLLGVVGADEAGDQVERILRDSSIHSYLKRDEAISTIIKLRVIGRQQQMVRIDFEDAPTETALRDKLTRFKALLPDYDVIVLSDYNKGSLVNVAEMIAAARTAGKTVMVDPKGDDFTPYAGATMLTPNKAELKRIVGNWKTEAQLTAKAQDLRRELGLQALLLTRSEEGMSLYTEDDVLHVHADAREVFDVSGAGDTVIATLAAMLGAGASLPEALATANRAGGIVVGKLGTATVTRDELFPQRRRSDDGSV, from the coding sequence ATGACAGACGCACTGCCGGGCCGCCTGCTGCAGGCGGACAGCTACCGCCAGGCCGAGGCGCCGCAACTGGACCGGGTGCGCCTGCTGGTGGTGGGCGACGTCATGCTCGACCGTTACTGGTTCGGCGACGTCTCGCGCATCTCGCCGGAAGCGCCGGTGCCGGTGGTGCGCATCGAGCGGCGCGAGGAGCGCCTGGGCGGCGCCGCCAACGTGGCGCGCAACGCCGCCGCATTGGGCGCCCACTGCGGGCTGCTGGGCGTGGTCGGGGCCGACGAGGCCGGCGACCAGGTCGAGCGCATCCTGCGCGACTCCAGCATCCACAGCTACCTCAAGCGCGACGAGGCGATCTCCACCATCATCAAGCTGCGCGTGATCGGACGCCAGCAGCAGATGGTGCGCATCGACTTCGAGGATGCGCCGACCGAGACCGCGCTGCGCGACAAGCTGACCCGCTTCAAGGCGCTGCTGCCGGACTACGACGTGATCGTCCTGTCCGACTACAACAAGGGCAGCCTGGTCAACGTGGCCGAGATGATCGCGGCCGCGCGCACCGCCGGCAAGACCGTGATGGTCGATCCCAAGGGCGACGATTTCACGCCCTATGCCGGCGCCACCATGCTGACCCCGAACAAGGCCGAGCTCAAGCGCATCGTCGGCAACTGGAAGACCGAGGCGCAGCTGACCGCCAAGGCCCAGGACCTGCGCCGCGAACTCGGCCTGCAGGCGTTGCTGCTGACCCGTTCTGAAGAGGGCATGAGCCTGTACACCGAGGACGACGTGCTGCACGTGCATGCCGACGCGCGCGAGGTGTTCGACGTCTCGGGCGCCGGCGACACCGTGATCGCCACGCTGGCGGCGATGCTGGGCGCGGGCGCCTCCCTGCCGGAAGCGCTGGCCACCGCCAACCGCGCCGGCGGCATCGTGGTCGGCAAGCTGGGCACCGCGACCGTCACCCGCGACGAGCTGTTTCCGCAGCGCCGCCGCAGCGACGACGGCAGCGTCTGA